The uncultured Fibrobacter sp. genome has a segment encoding these proteins:
- a CDS encoding pyrimidine 5'-nucleotidase — protein sequence MVWLFDYDLTLYGTEERCVINSLDHRISLFVQKTVGGDFESAHKIRTDYLERFGTTLAGLMVMNNTDPDDFFDFIHEPEYLIYPKKAPEKLALLQSLKGPRFVFTNGRHDWSEAGMAHMGIDSAIDGVFDLKQLDWVGKPHDSAYEKMERWLAEKLSTKGVAYPENPKEIVLLEDSLRNLEPAYRRGWTTIFVNPTPDTPDWVDFHIPHLLNLCDIKPDSAL from the coding sequence ATGGTCTGGCTGTTCGACTACGATCTGACTTTGTACGGAACCGAGGAAAGGTGCGTTATCAATTCGCTGGACCACCGCATTTCGCTTTTTGTGCAGAAAACCGTCGGAGGCGACTTTGAGTCGGCGCATAAGATCCGTACCGATTACCTGGAAAGGTTCGGGACGACGCTTGCCGGCCTCATGGTGATGAACAATACCGACCCGGATGATTTTTTTGACTTTATCCATGAGCCGGAATACCTGATTTACCCCAAGAAGGCCCCAGAAAAGCTAGCCCTGTTGCAAAGCTTGAAGGGCCCGCGATTCGTGTTTACGAACGGCCGCCACGACTGGAGCGAGGCCGGCATGGCGCACATGGGGATTGATTCGGCGATTGACGGCGTGTTCGACCTGAAACAGTTGGATTGGGTGGGTAAACCGCACGATAGCGCCTACGAAAAAATGGAAAGGTGGCTTGCCGAAAAACTTTCGACGAAGGGTGTTGCTTATCCGGAAAATCCCAAGGAAATCGTGCTGCTCGAAGATTCGCTCCGTAACCTGGAACCGGCGTACCGCCGCGGTTGGACGACCATTTTCGTGAACCCTACCCCTGACACCCCCGACTGGGTGGACTTCCATATCCCGCATTTGCTGAATCTATGTGATATAAAACCGGACTCCGCCCTATGA